Proteins encoded together in one Lutra lutra chromosome 4, mLutLut1.2, whole genome shotgun sequence window:
- the GJB4 gene encoding gap junction beta-4 protein encodes MNWASLQGLLSGVNKYSTALGRIWLSVVFIFRVLVYVVAAEEVWDDEQKDFVCNTKQPGCPNVCYDEFFPVSHVRLWALQLILVTCPSLLVVMHVAYRQERERRHRLKHGPSAPSLYDNPSKKRGGLWWTYLLSLLFKAAVDAGFLYLFHHLYEDYDMPRVVVCSESPCPHMVDCYISRPTEKKVFTYFMVATAVICILLNLSEVTYLVGKRCLETFSPRRKRSRHRDHLPDTCPPYILSQGEHPQDGNSVLMKAGSATMEAGQREVTREAEHWSDVI; translated from the exons ATGAACTGGGCGTCCCTGCAGGGCCTCCTGAGCGGGGTCAACAAGTACTCCACGGCGCTGGGCCGCATCTGGCTGTCAGTGGTGTTCATCTTCCGTGTGCTGGTGTACGTGGTGGCGGCTGAGGAGGTGTGGGATGACGAGCAGAAGGACTTCGTCTGCAACACCAAGCAGCCGGGCTGCCCCAACGTCTGCTACGACGAGTTCTTCCCCGTGTCCCACGTGCGCCTCTGGGCCCTGCAGCTCATCCTGGTCACCTGCCCCTCGCTGCTCGTGGTCATGCACGTGGCCTACCGCCAGGAGCGCGAGCGCCGCCACCGCCTGAAGCACGGGCCCAGCGCCCCATCCCTGTACGACAACCCAAGCAAGAAGCGCGGTGGGCTCTGGTGGACCTACCTGCTGAGTCTCCTCTTCAAGGCAGCCGTCGACGCCGGGTTCCTCTACCTCTTCCACCACCTCTACGAGGATTATGACATGCCGCGCGTGGTGGTGTGCTCCGAGTCCCCTTGCCCCCACATGGTGGACTGCTACATCTCCCGGCCCACCGAGAAGAAGGTCTTCACCTACTTCATGGTGGCCACTGCTGTCATCTGCATCCTGCTCAACCTCAGTGAGGTCACCTACCTGGTGGGCAAGAGGTGCCTGGAGACCTTCAGCCCAAGGCGCAAGCGGTCTCGGCACCGGGACCACCTGCCTGACACCTGCCCCCCGTACATCCTCTCCCAGGGAGAGCACCCCCAAGATGGGAACTCTGTCCTAATGAAGGCTGGGTCAGCCACAATGGAGGCAG GACAACGAGAAGTCACTAGAGAGGCTGAGCACTGGAGTGATGTGATCTAA
- the GJB5 gene encoding gap junction beta-5 protein: MNWGIFEGLLSGVNKYSTAFGRIWLSLVFIFRVLVYLVTAERVWSDDHKDFDCNTKQPGCSNVCFDEFFPVSHVRLWALQLILVTCPSLLVVMHVAYREAREKKHREAVGEDGGRLYLHPGKKRGGLWWTYVCSLVFKATVDTAFLYVFHSFYPRYTLPHVVKCHIAPCPNMVDCFISKPSEKNIFTLFMVVTAAICILLNLVELVYLVSKRCREGLAARRARATGVGHRPDGATSSCKGDDLLSGDLIFLGSNAHPPLLPDLPRDHVTKTIL, from the coding sequence ATGAACTGGGGGATCTTCGAAGGGCTCCTGAGCGGGGTCAACAAGTACTCCACTGCCTTTGGGCGCATCTGGCTGTCTCTGGTCTTCATCTTCCGCGTGCTGGTGTACCTGGTGACGGCTGAGCGGGTGTGGAGCGATGACCACAAGGATTTTGACTGCAACACCAAGCAACCGGGATGCTCCAATGTCTGCTTTGATGAGTTCTTCCCCGTGTCCCACGTGCGCCTCTGGGCCCTGCAGCTTATCCTGGTCACCTGCCCCTCGCTGCTCGTGGTCATGCACGTGGCCTACCGGGAGGCTCGGGAGAAGAAGCACCGAGAAGCGGTGGGGGAGGACGGCGGACGCCTCTACCTGCACCCCGGCAAGAAGCGGGGTGGGCTCTGGTGGACGTATGTCTGCAGCCTGGTGTTCAAGGCCACCGTGGACACCGCCTTCCTCTATGTGTTCCACTCATTCTACCCCAGATATACCCTCCCTCATGTGGTCAAGTGCCACATAGCTCCGTGTCCCAATATGGTGGACTGCTTCATCTCCAAGCCCTCGGAGAAGAACATCTTCACTCTCTTCATGGTGGTCACGGCCGCCATTTGCATCCTGCTCAACCTCGTAGAGCTGGTCTACCTGGTGAGCAAGAGGTGCCGCGAGGGCTTGGCAGCAAGGAGAGCCAGGGCCACAGGCGTGGGCCATCGCCCGGATGGTGCCACCTCTTCCTGCAAGGGGGACGACCTCCTCTCAGGTGACCTCATCTTTCTGGGCTCGAATGCTCACCCTCCTCTCTTACCAGATCTCCCTCGAGACCACGTGACAAAGACCATCCTGTGA